From the genome of Biomphalaria glabrata chromosome 1, xgBioGlab47.1, whole genome shotgun sequence, one region includes:
- the LOC106068754 gene encoding uncharacterized protein LOC106068754 isoform X2, whose amino-acid sequence MQQMIYCKEEKKRLAIEVNCLLSKLHALEEEGQRRQLNTSVLQKEITRAVTLNADLKLKLVEREDESSTMEKKCTRHGEKLDLVKRKTSLYENAEAVMKELKMIRILTDSMVARKEQLEKCCTDMNTGQTIQKQIETEDIVTLETSVNEQKALLNCKLKELEDCQQERKQLEIDNHILQKKNAALLIRLKNQVKEQKAIVLNKHTFQN is encoded by the exons ATGCAGCAGATGATCTACT gtaaagaagagaaaaaaaggttagCCATTGAAGTGAATTGTCTGTTGTCAAAGCTGCATGCACTTGAAGAAGAAGGTCAGAGACGACAGTTAAACACATCTGTTTTACAAAAAG AAATAACTAGAGCAGTAACTCTTAATGCAGACCTGAAATTGAAACTCGTTGAAAGAGAAGATGAATCCAGCACAATGGAAAA aAAATGTACAAGACATGGAGAAAAACTAGACTtagttaaaagaaaaacaagtttaTATGAGAACGCTGAAGCTGTCATGAAAGAGCTAAAGATGATCAGGATCTTAACAGATAGTATGGTGGCCAGAA AGGAACAGCTTGAAAAATGTTGCACTGACATGAACACAGGTCAGACAATACAAAAGCAAATAGAAACAGAAGACATTGTAACTTTGGAGACTTCAGTCAATGAGCAAAAAGCACTTCTAAATTGTAAGCTCAAAGAG CTTGAAGACTGTCAGCAAGAAAGAAAGCAACTTGAAATAGATAATCACATTTTGCAG AAAAAGAATGCAGCTTTGTTAATTCGACTCAAGAACCAGGTAAAGGAACagaaagctattgttttaaataaacataCTTTTCAAAATTGA